A window of the Pyrodictium abyssi genome harbors these coding sequences:
- a CDS encoding dihydroxy-acid dehydratase, producing the protein MAPPALRSREVREGLHRAPHRSLLLAAGLDESDVYDTSKPLIGIVHTFSTIVPGHLLLDKLAAAVAEGVREAGGVPVYAGAVSVDDGIAMGHEGMRFSLVARENVADAIEIFAEAHRLDGVVVVTACDKMMPGALLAAARLRDEIPVYIVNGGPMLAGRRPGGSCCLAVGHVFEAVGAYRAGRIGDEEFREIERRALPTPGSCAAMYTANTMAVAAEALGFILPGAAAVPAVYSQRIHVARETGRLVVRAVKRGWTASMFLTRGSLFNALAVDAAAGGSTNTLLHLAALAAEAGIDLDLDAAEELFARTPWLADLEPGGRYFMEHFYEAGGVPALARELAKLGVFDPSLPAATGEPWSRVFEKKLPPAPLGPAIRRHDQPLQQRSPLRILRGSLAPRGAVLKAVRIARSRIEGPAKVYNSEEEAIEALEAGEIRAGDVVIVRYEGPAGGPGMREMLQLTSMLYGMGLGDRVALVTDGRFSGATRGLMVGHVSPEAIAGGPIALVEPGDTVVVDAERGRLDLKVDPGELEERRKRWRIPETVAERHRRIAGRGGVLYAYSLLACSADMGGARRCPRAG; encoded by the coding sequence TTGGCTCCCCCTGCTCTCCGTAGTAGAGAGGTACGGGAGGGTCTACACAGGGCACCGCACCGCAGCCTCCTCCTAGCAGCGGGCCTCGACGAGAGCGACGTCTACGACACGAGCAAGCCGCTGATAGGCATCGTGCACACGTTTTCCACTATTGTCCCCGGCCACCTCCTCCTAGACAAGCTCGCAGCAGCCGTCGCCGAGGGCGTACGCGAGGCTGGCGGCGTCCCAGTCTACGCCGGCGCTGTCTCGGTGGACGACGGCATAGCGATGGGCCACGAGGGCATGAGGTTCAGCCTCGTAGCCAGAGAGAACGTGGCTGACGCCATCGAGATATTCGCCGAGGCCCACCGGCTAGACGGAGTCGTCGTGGTGACAGCCTGCGACAAGATGATGCCGGGCGCCCTCCTCGCGGCCGCGAGGCTCCGGGACGAGATACCAGTCTACATAGTGAATGGCGGCCCCATGCTGGCTGGCCGGAGGCCGGGCGGCAGCTGCTGCCTAGCAGTAGGCCACGTCTTCGAGGCGGTGGGCGCCTACCGCGCGGGCCGGATAGGCGACGAGGAGTTCCGCGAGATAGAGAGACGCGCCCTCCCGACGCCGGGGAGCTGCGCGGCCATGTACACGGCGAACACCATGGCGGTGGCGGCTGAGGCGCTCGGCTTCATACTCCCGGGCGCGGCTGCTGTCCCCGCGGTCTACTCCCAGAGGATACACGTCGCGAGGGAGACTGGGAGGCTAGTAGTCCGGGCGGTTAAGCGGGGCTGGACAGCCTCGATGTTCCTGACCCGGGGCTCCCTGTTCAACGCGCTCGCCGTCGACGCGGCTGCGGGCGGCTCAACGAATACGCTGCTCCACCTCGCAGCCCTGGCGGCCGAGGCCGGGATAGACCTAGACCTGGACGCCGCGGAGGAGCTGTTTGCCCGGACACCCTGGCTCGCGGACCTGGAGCCCGGCGGCCGCTACTTCATGGAGCACTTCTACGAGGCCGGGGGAGTACCAGCCCTGGCACGAGAGCTGGCAAAGCTAGGCGTCTTCGACCCGAGCCTCCCTGCCGCGACGGGTGAGCCCTGGAGCCGGGTGTTCGAGAAGAAGCTCCCACCTGCGCCGCTAGGCCCGGCTATCAGGAGGCACGACCAGCCCCTGCAGCAGCGTAGCCCGCTCCGCATCCTCCGCGGCAGCCTAGCACCCCGCGGTGCAGTGCTCAAGGCGGTGCGCATCGCCAGGAGCCGGATAGAGGGCCCCGCCAAGGTCTACAACAGCGAGGAGGAGGCGATAGAGGCGCTCGAGGCGGGCGAGATAAGGGCCGGTGACGTGGTCATAGTCCGCTACGAGGGCCCCGCCGGCGGCCCCGGTATGAGGGAGATGCTCCAGCTGACATCGATGCTCTACGGTATGGGCCTCGGCGACCGCGTAGCCCTGGTCACCGACGGCAGGTTCAGCGGCGCTACCCGGGGGCTCATGGTGGGCCACGTCTCGCCAGAAGCCATAGCCGGCGGGCCGATAGCGCTCGTCGAGCCCGGTGACACCGTGGTGGTGGATGCCGAGAGGGGCCGGCTAGACCTCAAGGTGGACCCTGGCGAGCTAGAGGAGCGCCGGAAGCGCTGGAGGATACCAGAGACCGTGGCGGAGAGGCACCGCCGGATAGCCGGCAGGGGCGGGGTACTATACGCCTACAGCCTCCTAGCCTGCAGCGCTGACATGGGGGGTGCACGGCGGTGCCCCAGGGCAGGGTAG
- a CDS encoding 3-isopropylmalate dehydratase small subunit: protein MPQGRVVGRALIVGDNIDTDTIIPARYLHSTDPGELAQHVFEDAPEIRRRLDALEKPVVIVAGRGFGYGSSREHAVLALRAAGVAAVAAESFHRIFYRNAINNGLVVLEAPGLRSRVRDGSLVEIDLSTGEIRVDGEMVARARPMPGMLLELLRAGGLKEKLRELASAATRGSPEAP, encoded by the coding sequence GTGCCCCAGGGCAGGGTAGTGGGCCGCGCTCTCATCGTGGGCGACAACATAGACACTGACACGATCATACCGGCGAGGTACCTGCATAGCACAGACCCGGGAGAGCTAGCCCAGCACGTCTTCGAAGACGCGCCCGAGATACGCCGGAGGCTAGACGCGCTAGAGAAGCCAGTAGTCATAGTAGCGGGCCGGGGCTTCGGCTACGGGAGCAGCCGCGAGCACGCAGTACTAGCCCTCAGGGCGGCCGGCGTAGCCGCGGTGGCGGCCGAGAGCTTCCACAGGATATTCTACAGGAACGCCATAAACAACGGCCTAGTAGTCCTCGAGGCGCCGGGGCTCCGTAGCCGGGTCAGGGACGGCAGCCTCGTGGAGATAGACCTGTCCACCGGCGAGATACGTGTGGACGGCGAGATGGTCGCGAGGGCCCGGCCGATGCCGGGGATGCTGCTAGAGCTGCTGAGAGCGGGTGGGCTAAAGGAAAAGCTCCGGGAGCTAGCCAGCGCGGCTACCCGCGGCTCCCCCGAAGCCCCCTAA
- a CDS encoding NADP-dependent malic enzyme yields MSGEKIDWYTISRRLHRLYEGKIEVIPKVPAGRQEDYAIWYTPGVAGPARENAEDPEQSFHNTWRWNAIAVVSDGTRVLGLGDIGPEGALPVMEGKALLFKALGGVDAVPLVHRARDPEKFLELLELIEPSFGGINLEDIESPKCFYILDEARRRLEIPVWHDDQQGTATVTLAGLINAAKLTGRRLQEMRIAIIGVGAANVALYRLLRAYGVPAENIVAVDSRGVLHGERPDVEKLRESNPWKYRIAVETDGGWNGLRDGGIAEALEGADAVVAASKPGPGVIKKEWIRRMNRDPIVFAEANPVPEIWPWEAREAGARIVATGRSDFPNQVNNSLAFPPIFRGVLDVRARTITDEMAIAAAEELARYAEERGLREDYIIPTMEEWEVFPRVAAATAAKAVEQGLARLKLSYEEELERATRIIRSTLEKMKALREAGLVAPLPEDVEKAIRGLRGSRG; encoded by the coding sequence TTGAGCGGCGAGAAGATAGACTGGTACACTATCTCCCGTAGGCTACACCGGCTCTACGAGGGCAAGATAGAGGTAATCCCCAAGGTCCCCGCTGGCAGGCAGGAGGACTACGCCATATGGTATACGCCGGGCGTCGCTGGCCCGGCCCGGGAGAACGCTGAGGACCCCGAGCAGAGCTTCCACAACACGTGGCGCTGGAACGCGATAGCCGTGGTCAGCGATGGCACCCGCGTCCTCGGCCTAGGCGACATCGGACCGGAGGGCGCCCTCCCAGTCATGGAGGGTAAGGCGCTGCTCTTCAAGGCGCTCGGCGGCGTGGACGCCGTCCCCCTAGTGCACAGGGCCCGGGACCCCGAGAAGTTCCTGGAGCTCCTAGAGCTCATAGAGCCCAGCTTCGGCGGGATAAACCTTGAGGACATAGAGAGCCCTAAGTGCTTCTACATCCTGGACGAGGCCCGCCGCCGGCTCGAGATACCCGTCTGGCACGACGACCAGCAGGGCACCGCCACGGTCACGCTCGCAGGGCTGATAAACGCCGCCAAGCTGACGGGGAGGAGGCTCCAGGAGATGCGGATAGCCATAATAGGCGTCGGTGCCGCCAACGTGGCGCTCTACAGGCTCCTACGCGCCTACGGCGTCCCCGCCGAGAACATCGTGGCCGTGGACTCCCGGGGCGTACTCCACGGCGAGAGACCGGACGTGGAAAAGCTACGAGAGTCTAATCCGTGGAAGTACCGGATAGCAGTGGAGACCGACGGCGGCTGGAACGGGCTACGGGACGGCGGTATAGCAGAGGCCCTCGAGGGGGCAGACGCTGTTGTCGCCGCGTCGAAGCCGGGGCCAGGCGTCATAAAGAAGGAGTGGATAAGGAGGATGAACCGCGACCCTATAGTCTTCGCAGAGGCCAACCCTGTGCCCGAGATATGGCCCTGGGAGGCCCGCGAGGCAGGAGCCAGGATAGTGGCCACGGGGAGGAGCGACTTCCCCAACCAGGTGAATAACAGCCTCGCGTTCCCGCCTATATTCAGGGGTGTACTCGACGTAAGAGCCCGCACCATCACCGACGAGATGGCGATAGCGGCAGCGGAGGAGCTGGCCAGGTACGCTGAGGAGCGGGGGCTACGCGAGGACTACATAATCCCCACCATGGAGGAGTGGGAGGTCTTCCCCAGGGTAGCTGCCGCGACAGCAGCCAAGGCCGTGGAGCAGGGGCTAGCACGGCTCAAGCTCAGCTACGAGGAGGAGCTGGAGAGAGCCACCAGGATAATACGCTCGACGCTAGAGAAGATGAAGGCGCTACGAGAGGCCGGCCTGGTAGCGCCGCTTCCCGAGGACGTTGAGAAAGCCATTAGGGGGCTTCGGGGGAGCCGCGGGTAG
- a CDS encoding substrate-binding domain-containing protein produces MGEYTARYTVVIEKDGEPVLDATLASLLRGVREHGSLLAAARALGIPYSRAWDQLSRAERLLGARLVETWRGGARRGGARLTPLAEKLLALYEEAEHRLERCIGPQAPRVVAAGEPDLVVAHSHDPLLGLVLDRLRGEGLRVESICAGSGHALAMLSLGEADAACIHLYDPETGEYNRPYLERYWLGDAVLLGGFQRQLVLALRPGLDTAGPDEVLEMIARGRLRIVNRNRGSGTRVLLDHLLQETARKLGLEKPMVRGYDNIAYTHTEAARQVALGRADAALVLRYVAESHGLPYLHVAWERYECYSPRERASSNPVKALAELLGSDWLRALIENSPGYRPLEGPS; encoded by the coding sequence GTGGGGGAGTACACTGCCAGGTACACAGTGGTCATCGAGAAGGATGGCGAGCCGGTGCTAGATGCTACCCTGGCCTCCCTGCTACGCGGTGTACGGGAGCACGGCTCGCTCCTCGCAGCGGCACGGGCCCTCGGCATACCCTACTCGCGGGCATGGGACCAGCTGAGCCGGGCAGAGAGGCTCCTAGGAGCCAGGCTCGTCGAGACGTGGAGGGGCGGGGCCCGCCGCGGCGGGGCCCGTCTCACACCGCTCGCCGAGAAGCTGCTCGCCCTCTACGAGGAGGCCGAGCACCGGCTAGAGCGCTGTATAGGCCCACAAGCGCCCCGGGTGGTGGCGGCCGGGGAGCCCGACCTAGTGGTGGCCCATAGCCATGACCCGCTCCTGGGCCTCGTCCTGGACCGGCTCCGCGGGGAGGGCCTCCGCGTTGAGAGCATCTGTGCGGGCTCCGGGCACGCTCTTGCTATGCTCTCGCTAGGCGAGGCCGATGCTGCGTGTATACACCTCTACGACCCCGAGACCGGGGAGTACAACCGCCCGTACCTGGAGAGGTACTGGCTCGGTGACGCAGTGCTGCTCGGCGGGTTCCAACGCCAGCTAGTCCTAGCCCTACGCCCGGGCCTAGACACCGCTGGGCCAGACGAGGTCCTCGAGATGATAGCCCGGGGGAGGCTACGGATAGTCAACCGGAACCGCGGCTCCGGCACCAGGGTGCTACTCGACCACCTGCTCCAGGAGACAGCGAGGAAGCTAGGCCTCGAGAAGCCCATGGTCCGGGGCTACGACAACATAGCCTACACCCATACGGAGGCCGCCCGGCAGGTAGCGCTAGGCCGGGCCGACGCTGCCCTAGTCCTCCGCTACGTAGCCGAGAGCCACGGGCTCCCCTACCTACACGTAGCCTGGGAGCGGTACGAGTGCTACTCACCCAGGGAGAGGGCCAGCAGCAACCCCGTCAAGGCGCTCGCAGAGCTCCTCGGCTCGGACTGGCTCAGAGCCCTCATAGAGAATAGCCCCGGCTATAGGCCCCTCGAGGGGCCCAGCTAG
- a CDS encoding extracellular solute-binding protein codes for MDRKLLIIGVVLTVAALYMAMGGSSEPVRVRVTTTTSLYATGLLDYLADKFKEKYPNVEIDFIAVGSGEALRRAERGDACMVFVHAPSLEKQYMEKGVITGHRIFAYNYFIIVGPPNDPANVKAAENAVDAFKRIYEAGEAGKAKFVSRGDNSGTHVKELSIWKLAGLDPRGKKWYLESGQGMSQTLVMASELGAYTLSDIGTYLKLKKDGKLPGIELLYSNSTELINIYSIYLVTSCTGEEREYAEKFAEFVYNNQNLIGSYGVDKYGQPLFYPAEGHEKELQEAWEMLAKS; via the coding sequence ATGGACCGGAAGCTGCTCATAATCGGCGTAGTCCTCACAGTAGCCGCGCTATACATGGCAATGGGGGGCAGCTCGGAGCCCGTCCGTGTAAGGGTGACCACGACCACTAGCCTCTACGCGACAGGGCTCCTAGACTACCTCGCGGACAAGTTCAAAGAGAAGTACCCCAACGTGGAGATAGACTTCATAGCCGTAGGTAGCGGCGAGGCGCTCCGCCGGGCCGAGCGCGGAGACGCGTGCATGGTTTTCGTGCACGCCCCCAGCCTCGAGAAACAGTACATGGAGAAGGGCGTGATAACCGGGCACAGGATATTCGCCTACAACTACTTCATAATAGTGGGGCCGCCCAACGACCCCGCCAACGTGAAGGCAGCCGAGAACGCTGTAGACGCCTTCAAGAGGATATACGAGGCGGGCGAGGCCGGTAAGGCGAAGTTCGTGAGCAGGGGCGACAACTCGGGCACCCACGTCAAGGAGCTGAGCATATGGAAGCTCGCCGGCCTAGACCCACGGGGCAAAAAGTGGTACCTCGAAAGCGGCCAGGGCATGTCCCAGACCCTGGTCATGGCTAGCGAGCTAGGCGCCTACACCCTCAGCGACATCGGCACCTACCTCAAGCTGAAGAAGGACGGCAAGCTGCCGGGAATAGAGCTCCTATACAGCAACAGCACCGAGCTAATCAACATCTACAGCATATACCTGGTGACGAGCTGTACCGGGGAGGAGCGAGAGTACGCCGAGAAGTTCGCAGAGTTCGTCTACAACAACCAGAACCTCATAGGCAGCTACGGTGTCGACAAGTACGGGCAGCCGCTCTTCTACCCCGCTGAGGGCCACGAGAAGGAGCTACAGGAAGCCTGGGAGATGCTAGCCAAGAGCTAA
- a CDS encoding ABC transporter permease yields the protein MTGNELAEIALRSLYVSGTATLLAALWSLPLAYVMATGRKLQAVAAVTEALVGVPTVLVGLLLYFLLSRQGPLGFLNLLYTPTAIIVGEAVLVTPLLVSVAYRVLRGAVETYGELALSLGASEAQAMALAVREAAPGLVAALVMGFSRAVGELGVALMIGGNIRGYTRTLTTAIALEVSKGEFENAVSLGAVLVAIMVVVSLGLRLVRRLGQP from the coding sequence ATGACGGGCAACGAGCTCGCCGAGATAGCGCTACGCTCGCTATACGTCTCCGGCACAGCCACACTGCTCGCAGCACTATGGAGCCTCCCCCTAGCCTACGTGATGGCCACGGGGAGAAAGCTGCAAGCAGTAGCCGCCGTCACCGAGGCTCTGGTCGGCGTCCCGACTGTGCTGGTCGGCCTCCTACTCTATTTTCTCCTAAGCCGCCAGGGCCCCCTCGGCTTCCTAAACCTGCTCTACACGCCCACAGCCATAATAGTAGGCGAGGCCGTCCTGGTAACACCGCTCCTCGTGAGCGTCGCCTACCGGGTTCTCCGCGGCGCAGTCGAGACCTACGGGGAGCTCGCGCTCAGCCTCGGCGCCAGCGAGGCCCAGGCAATGGCCCTAGCAGTCCGCGAGGCGGCGCCCGGCCTAGTAGCAGCCCTCGTCATGGGCTTCTCCAGGGCGGTGGGAGAGCTGGGCGTAGCCCTGATGATAGGCGGGAACATACGGGGCTACACGCGCACCCTCACCACGGCCATAGCCCTAGAGGTGTCCAAGGGCGAGTTCGAGAACGCGGTAAGCCTCGGCGCAGTCCTCGTAGCGATAATGGTCGTCGTCTCTCTCGGCCTAAGGCTCGTCCGGAGGCTGGGACAGCCATGA
- a CDS encoding ABC transporter ATP-binding protein encodes MIRLEDVWYRYDSGDWVLRGASLEIREGEVLAIVGPNGAGKTTLMKIAAGIYRPLRGRVEAWGRELWTAPGAERLALRRRIVYVHEKPILIRGTVLDNIAYGLRIRGLDREEAQRRAEEAAKLLGIDMLLDRRASGLSRGQQQLVAIARALAVEPRILLLDEPFAHLDREKRRLLLNVLRKQADNGTGVAVATHDTYLAARVANRAVLVENGRAETGSIDELLL; translated from the coding sequence ATGATAAGGCTCGAGGACGTCTGGTACCGCTACGACAGCGGCGACTGGGTCCTACGCGGCGCGAGCCTCGAGATACGCGAGGGCGAGGTACTAGCCATAGTCGGGCCCAACGGGGCAGGGAAGACAACGCTCATGAAGATAGCCGCGGGGATATACCGGCCGCTACGCGGCCGGGTGGAGGCCTGGGGCCGCGAGCTCTGGACGGCCCCCGGCGCCGAGAGGCTCGCGCTCCGCCGGAGGATAGTCTACGTCCACGAGAAGCCCATACTCATCCGCGGCACGGTCCTCGACAACATAGCCTACGGGCTCCGCATAAGAGGCCTGGACCGCGAGGAGGCCCAGCGCCGCGCCGAGGAGGCGGCAAAGCTCCTAGGCATAGACATGCTGCTAGACCGGCGGGCCTCGGGGCTCTCCCGGGGCCAGCAGCAGCTAGTCGCTATAGCCCGCGCGCTAGCCGTCGAGCCAAGGATACTCCTCCTAGACGAGCCCTTCGCCCACCTCGACCGCGAGAAGCGCCGCCTACTCCTCAACGTGCTCAGGAAGCAGGCGGACAACGGAACCGGGGTCGCAGTAGCGACCCACGACACCTACCTCGCAGCCCGGGTAGCGAACCGTGCAGTACTGGTCGAGAACGGCAGAGCAGAGACAGGCAGCATAGACGAGCTACTCCTATAG
- the sdhB gene encoding succinate dehydrogenase iron-sulfur subunit produces MASGERWVVLRVRRYSPEERRAWVQEYRVPLRRGMTVLDALLYVKQRLDPSLVFRYSCRMGACGSCGVLVNGEPRLACQTQLASVAGDSGVVEVGPLPGYPVVRDLVVDMTRLFENHRRAKPYIIRRQPREVEEAPREFLMTPRQLLEIYQFSLCIMCGLCNAACPVYHSNPRYLGPQALAQAYRFTVDVRDEAPEERLALAASPDGCFGCHFAASCSAACPKAVDPASAIQRLRSIALRASLGLWRKKTSPVAPPLEKPLRRVEASYPTENLVEGADPEEEAKKPVLLDIDPEEL; encoded by the coding sequence GTGGCCAGTGGGGAGCGCTGGGTCGTGCTCCGGGTGCGCCGCTATAGCCCCGAGGAGCGCCGGGCCTGGGTCCAGGAGTACAGGGTGCCCCTCCGCCGCGGCATGACTGTGCTAGACGCGCTGCTCTACGTCAAGCAGCGGCTCGACCCCTCGCTCGTGTTCCGCTACAGCTGCCGGATGGGCGCCTGCGGTAGCTGCGGCGTCCTGGTGAACGGCGAGCCCAGGCTGGCCTGCCAGACCCAGCTAGCCAGCGTAGCGGGGGACAGCGGCGTGGTCGAGGTAGGGCCGCTGCCCGGCTACCCCGTGGTAAGGGACCTCGTGGTCGACATGACCCGGCTCTTCGAGAACCACCGCCGGGCAAAGCCCTACATAATCCGCCGCCAGCCCCGCGAGGTCGAGGAAGCGCCCCGCGAGTTCCTGATGACCCCCCGGCAGCTGCTCGAGATATACCAGTTCAGCCTATGCATAATGTGCGGGCTCTGCAACGCCGCCTGCCCGGTCTACCACTCGAACCCCCGCTACCTCGGGCCCCAGGCACTTGCCCAGGCCTACCGCTTCACCGTGGACGTGCGCGACGAGGCCCCCGAGGAGCGCCTAGCGCTAGCCGCGAGCCCCGACGGCTGCTTCGGCTGCCACTTCGCCGCCAGCTGTAGCGCTGCCTGCCCCAAGGCGGTGGACCCCGCCAGCGCGATACAGAGGCTACGCAGCATAGCGCTGCGAGCATCCCTGGGCCTATGGAGGAAGAAGACTAGCCCCGTGGCGCCGCCGCTGGAGAAGCCGCTACGCCGGGTAGAAGCCAGCTACCCCACCGAGAACCTGGTAGAGGGGGCCGACCCCGAAGAGGAGGCCAAGAAGCCAGTACTACTCGACATAGACCCCGAGGAGCTGTGA
- a CDS encoding succinate dehydrogenase/fumarate reductase flavoprotein subunit has protein sequence MVEVVEHDVLVIGSGLAGLRTALEIKRSPGGGRVDVAIVSKVQLMRSHSVAAEGGTAAVLYPEEGDSVALHAWDTVKGSDFLADQDAVWTMVKLAPEEIRLLERWGMPWSRRPDGRIAQRPFGGHSFPRACYAADKTGFFEMQTLYGRLQAFDGWTRYDEVYVTSIVVEDGWFRGATALDLRSGEMIVFKARAGVIATGGAGRIYRFTTYSHSSTGDGLAMALREGIPLKDMEFIQFHPTGLVPSGILITEGARGEGGYLVNARGERFMKRYAPERMELAPRDVVSRAIMTEIMEGRGLRDEHTGLEYVLLDLRHLGEERISERLPAVREIAIKHAGVDPVEEPLPVRPVAHYTMGGIHTDGYYRVLAADGRWVRGLWAAGEAAAASIHGANRLGSNSTIECLVSGRLVGRQVLRFLEKHPGAPRGPSRERVSREEKRVYDELLKRESGESVYEVRERLQETMDRYVYVFRDRSGLEEAVRRIKKLREAMRNVYPHDKSRVYNTDLVAVLETANMLDVALAVAVSALARTESRGAHYRVDYPRRDDENWLKHTLAVMNASGEIELGYTPVRITTWKPVERRY, from the coding sequence GTGGTCGAGGTAGTTGAGCACGACGTGCTCGTGATAGGCTCGGGGCTCGCGGGGCTGCGGACAGCCCTGGAGATCAAGCGGAGCCCCGGCGGCGGCAGGGTAGACGTGGCTATCGTCAGCAAGGTCCAGCTCATGAGGAGCCACAGCGTGGCCGCAGAGGGCGGCACGGCCGCCGTGCTCTACCCCGAGGAGGGCGACAGCGTCGCGCTCCACGCCTGGGACACGGTCAAGGGCAGCGACTTCCTCGCGGACCAGGACGCTGTCTGGACCATGGTGAAGCTGGCGCCGGAGGAGATACGGCTGCTAGAGCGCTGGGGCATGCCCTGGAGCCGCCGGCCCGACGGCAGGATAGCCCAGCGGCCCTTCGGCGGCCACAGCTTCCCGAGGGCCTGCTACGCGGCCGACAAGACCGGGTTCTTCGAGATGCAGACGCTCTACGGCAGACTCCAGGCCTTCGACGGCTGGACCAGGTACGACGAGGTCTACGTGACCAGCATAGTCGTCGAGGACGGCTGGTTCCGCGGGGCCACGGCCCTGGACCTCCGGAGCGGCGAGATGATAGTATTCAAGGCCAGGGCCGGTGTGATAGCCACCGGGGGCGCGGGCCGGATCTACAGGTTCACGACCTACAGCCACTCTAGCACCGGCGACGGGCTCGCCATGGCGCTCCGCGAGGGGATCCCCCTCAAGGACATGGAGTTCATACAGTTCCACCCCACGGGGCTGGTGCCCAGCGGGATACTGATCACCGAGGGCGCCCGGGGCGAGGGCGGCTACCTCGTCAACGCCAGGGGAGAGCGCTTCATGAAGCGCTACGCGCCGGAGCGGATGGAGCTAGCGCCCCGAGACGTGGTCTCGAGGGCCATCATGACCGAGATAATGGAGGGCCGGGGGCTACGCGACGAGCACACGGGGCTAGAGTACGTGCTCCTCGACCTACGCCACCTAGGCGAGGAGCGGATAAGCGAGCGGCTCCCCGCGGTCCGCGAGATAGCCATCAAGCACGCCGGGGTGGACCCCGTCGAGGAGCCCCTCCCGGTGCGCCCCGTAGCCCACTACACTATGGGCGGGATACACACCGACGGCTACTACCGCGTCCTAGCCGCCGACGGCCGTTGGGTACGCGGCCTATGGGCTGCGGGCGAGGCGGCCGCGGCGAGCATCCACGGGGCCAACCGTCTGGGCTCGAACAGCACCATAGAGTGCCTCGTCAGCGGGAGGCTTGTGGGCCGCCAGGTTCTCCGCTTCCTAGAGAAGCACCCGGGAGCCCCCAGGGGGCCCAGCAGGGAGAGGGTCTCGAGGGAGGAGAAGCGTGTCTACGACGAGCTGCTGAAGCGGGAGAGCGGGGAGAGCGTCTACGAGGTCCGCGAGAGGCTACAGGAGACCATGGACCGCTACGTCTACGTCTTCCGCGACAGGAGCGGCCTCGAGGAGGCCGTGCGCCGGATAAAGAAGCTACGCGAGGCGATGAGGAACGTCTACCCCCACGACAAGAGCAGGGTCTACAACACCGACCTGGTGGCAGTGCTCGAGACCGCCAACATGCTCGACGTGGCGCTGGCCGTGGCCGTCTCGGCGCTCGCCCGGACCGAGAGCCGGGGCGCCCACTACCGCGTCGACTATCCCCGCCGCGACGACGAGAACTGGCTGAAGCACACGCTAGCAGTGATGAACGCCAGCGGCGAGATCGAGCTGGGCTACACACCGGTCCGGATAACCACCTGGAAGCCGGTTGAGAGGAGGTACTAG
- a CDS encoding FumA C-terminus/TtdB family hydratase beta subunit — MSRVYRLSTPLSGDEVRRLEAGDTVYLSGLVFTARDAAHRRIIEILESGGELPFPTRGLAVYHAGPVARRRGDGGWEILAAGPTTSARMEPVEPDFIRLTGVRMVIGKGGMGPGTAEACRRYGAVYAVFTGGAAVLAAQAVEKVEAVYWLEELGMAEAVWLLRVRDFGPLTVVIDTWGRNLYDEVMARVRERLEELLGGTGDSGRGS, encoded by the coding sequence GTGTCCCGTGTCTACCGGCTCTCGACCCCTTTGAGCGGGGACGAGGTCCGCCGCCTAGAGGCCGGCGATACCGTCTACCTCTCGGGGCTCGTGTTCACGGCGCGTGACGCCGCTCACCGCAGGATAATCGAGATCCTGGAGAGCGGCGGGGAGCTGCCCTTCCCGACCCGGGGCCTCGCGGTCTACCACGCGGGCCCGGTGGCGCGGAGGCGGGGCGACGGCGGCTGGGAGATACTGGCCGCGGGGCCTACCACGAGCGCGCGCATGGAGCCGGTAGAGCCGGACTTCATCAGGCTCACGGGCGTCCGGATGGTGATAGGCAAGGGCGGCATGGGCCCCGGCACCGCTGAGGCTTGCCGCCGCTACGGCGCCGTCTACGCCGTCTTCACCGGCGGCGCAGCTGTGCTAGCCGCCCAGGCTGTGGAGAAGGTTGAGGCTGTCTACTGGCTCGAGGAGCTGGGCATGGCCGAGGCTGTCTGGCTGCTCCGTGTCCGCGACTTCGGCCCCCTGACGGTGGTGATAGACACGTGGGGGCGCAACCTCTACGACGAGGTGATGGCCCGGGTCCGGGAGAGGCTAGAGGAGCTGCTCGGAGGCACTGGGGACAGTGGTCGAGGTAGTTGA